A region of Paenibacillus thiaminolyticus DNA encodes the following proteins:
- a CDS encoding glycosyltransferase family 2 protein, translating into MKRKRFFRRTWKIIRGLGRSPRRRQSRGGRRKGYRRMLASRMIRRSRHRQSGHKQLLHWKHQLPVPQVSGAWRHAARDAGRRHGNEYAALGGQDTCKDIVRFMQSRFTEFLAPYRLEPLSYSEVSELAKAYRAGFTIGRYQNGREAVLIPTPRPIDAIVCAQNEEDSIAGVLKELGRLPLSRTIVVVNGSSDGSLQAVLEASEDASIVHYPEALGHDVGRAIGASLSQAEILLFADADIPVAAEELGAFIWACDNGVDVALNDISPFLGPFVKRDGITHCKEWLNRSLGRADLHANSLTAVPHAITRRALDTVGVQNLIVPPKFQTLALVRGLRTEAVHAVDVIGRNRIRRTNVGALNPVAELIIGDHVEAFHSLWEENASFFSEKHQRDQIAERRNRG; encoded by the coding sequence ATGAAAAGGAAGCGATTCTTCCGCAGAACATGGAAGATTATCCGGGGGCTGGGCCGTTCACCGCGCCGACGCCAATCGCGCGGGGGACGAAGAAAGGGCTACCGGCGCATGCTGGCTAGCCGTATGATCAGGCGAAGCCGGCACCGGCAAAGCGGACATAAGCAGCTTCTGCATTGGAAACATCAGCTACCTGTGCCGCAGGTAAGCGGAGCGTGGCGCCATGCAGCGCGGGATGCGGGAAGGCGGCACGGGAACGAATATGCCGCATTAGGCGGGCAGGATACATGCAAGGACATTGTCCGCTTCATGCAAAGCCGGTTCACCGAGTTCCTCGCGCCATACCGGCTGGAACCCTTATCCTACTCGGAAGTCAGCGAGTTGGCGAAAGCATACAGAGCCGGATTTACGATAGGAAGGTACCAGAACGGGAGGGAAGCCGTACTAATTCCGACCCCTAGGCCGATCGATGCAATCGTGTGCGCCCAAAATGAAGAAGACAGCATCGCAGGAGTGTTGAAGGAACTCGGGCGCCTGCCGTTGTCGCGCACCATCGTCGTGGTGAACGGATCCTCAGACGGCAGCTTGCAGGCGGTGCTGGAAGCTTCGGAGGACGCCAGCATCGTTCACTATCCGGAAGCGCTTGGCCATGACGTTGGCCGCGCTATCGGGGCGAGTCTGTCTCAAGCGGAGATTCTGTTATTCGCGGATGCCGATATCCCGGTTGCTGCGGAAGAGCTCGGCGCTTTTATATGGGCATGCGACAATGGCGTCGATGTGGCTCTTAACGACATCAGTCCGTTCCTGGGACCCTTCGTCAAGCGGGATGGAATTACGCACTGCAAAGAGTGGCTGAACCGTAGTCTGGGCCGCGCCGACTTGCATGCCAATTCGCTGACCGCTGTCCCTCATGCCATTACTCGCCGCGCGCTCGATACCGTAGGTGTGCAAAATTTAATCGTTCCTCCCAAATTCCAGACGCTTGCCTTGGTACGGGGCTTACGCACGGAAGCGGTGCATGCGGTCGACGTTATCGGAAGGAATCGGATACGCCGCACGAATGTAGGCGCATTGAATCCGGTGGCCGAGCTTATCATCGGGGATCATGTGGAGGCATTTCACTCCTTATGGGAGGAAAATGCGTCATTCTTCAGCGAGAAGCACCAACGCGATCAGATTGCCGAGAGGAGGAACCGGGGATGA
- a CDS encoding glycosyltransferase family 2 protein — protein sequence MAHSKRFRSARTRTRRRVRRHRIHSSSDPFVSVIIPVLNERRTLARVIERAAQVHPASEVIVVANGTTDGSDRIAEEMGARVLRYAIPLGHDKGRSIGAEAAAGRILLFIDGDIVLQASELRPFVHAVNNGVDVALNNYQGPVRKHTVHGVVLAKHALNAMLSRQDLGGASMTAVPHALSRRALELIGVDALSVPPLAHTMAIVYGLNIRGVHTIDVGRINRIRVRGMGQDPLEPLIWQDHMQAIRWLMEQRGPRGGHSDLTRQRERVT from the coding sequence ATGGCTCATTCCAAAAGATTTCGTTCTGCGCGAACGCGTACCCGCCGGCGTGTACGGCGACATCGAATCCATAGTTCTTCCGATCCCTTTGTATCGGTCATCATCCCGGTTTTGAATGAACGGCGAACACTGGCCCGTGTCATTGAGCGGGCGGCACAGGTGCATCCCGCCTCAGAGGTCATCGTCGTAGCGAACGGCACGACGGACGGTTCGGACCGCATCGCAGAAGAGATGGGAGCCCGGGTTCTTCGTTATGCGATCCCGCTTGGCCACGATAAGGGAAGATCCATTGGAGCCGAAGCTGCGGCAGGACGAATTCTGCTGTTCATCGACGGAGATATCGTGCTGCAAGCATCGGAATTGCGCCCGTTCGTCCATGCGGTGAACAATGGCGTCGATGTCGCTCTCAATAATTATCAGGGACCCGTCCGGAAGCATACTGTACATGGAGTTGTATTGGCAAAGCATGCCTTGAACGCCATGCTGTCCAGGCAGGATCTGGGGGGAGCTTCCATGACTGCCGTTCCGCATGCGTTAAGTCGTCGGGCGCTTGAACTGATCGGTGTCGACGCGCTATCTGTCCCGCCGCTTGCGCATACGATGGCCATCGTATACGGGCTGAATATCCGGGGAGTGCATACGATTGACGTCGGCCGCATAAATCGGATACGTGTACGGGGGATGGGGCAGGATCCGCTGGAGCCGCTGATATGGCAAGATCACATGCAGGCGATTCGCTGGTTGATGGAACAGCGGGGCCCTCGCGGTGGCCATTCGGATTTGACCAGACAACGGGAGCGGGTGACATGA
- a CDS encoding sugar phosphate nucleotidyltransferase, protein MKGIILAGGTGTRLYPLTKLMNKHLLPVGRHPMVSYGIERLRAAGITEIIMVIGKMSASLFTEYYGSGQSCGVQLTFAIQEEAGGIAQALSLAKPYIAPGEKFIVLLGDNLFRDDLAPYAAAFGDQRPGEARVLLREVSDPERYGVPVFDSANPKRIVRIEEKPEHPPSSYCVTGIYMYDTDVFQHIEAVAPSERGELEITDVNNRYAAAGKLHYDVLRSWWTDAGTFESLHEAAQELKEVEL, encoded by the coding sequence ATGAAAGGAATTATTTTGGCGGGAGGTACAGGCACCCGTCTATATCCATTGACGAAGCTTATGAATAAGCATCTGCTCCCTGTTGGCAGGCATCCGATGGTCAGCTACGGCATTGAGCGTCTGCGTGCGGCGGGTATTACGGAAATTATTATGGTTATCGGAAAAATGTCCGCATCCTTGTTTACAGAGTATTACGGGAGCGGGCAGTCTTGTGGCGTTCAACTGACCTTTGCCATCCAGGAGGAAGCGGGGGGCATCGCCCAAGCACTCTCGCTGGCGAAGCCGTATATTGCTCCAGGAGAGAAATTCATCGTACTGCTCGGCGATAATTTGTTCCGCGACGATCTGGCTCCATATGCAGCGGCATTCGGCGATCAGAGGCCTGGCGAGGCACGCGTTCTGCTGCGGGAAGTGTCCGACCCGGAGCGATACGGAGTGCCGGTCTTCGACAGCGCCAATCCGAAGCGGATCGTCCGCATTGAAGAGAAGCCGGAGCATCCGCCATCATCGTATTGCGTCACGGGCATTTATATGTATGATACCGATGTCTTTCAGCATATTGAGGCGGTTGCACCATCCGAGCGCGGGGAATTGGAGATTACGGATGTCAACAACCGGTACGCGGCCGCAGGCAAGCTGCACTATGATGTGCTTCGATCATGGTGGACAGATGCGGGCACGTTCGAGTCGCTGCATGAAGCGGCTCAAGAGTTGAAGGAGGTCGAGTTATGA
- a CDS encoding WIAG-tail domain yields MKRKNEKRTTKGQKPSKKSPRKPLYFVDNPNQSELSLLDRLNSTKNPPDDSDRASVNALAALEAVESERENSPPLITAISERDLYDDDRIGEELEVMTGGAETEEELPLLENPPAEDEPDRAEGTDDLIAPGRPTSRQGGSSRRNDRTAKRYAGTERSRAGEEERPSRKEDYPTYTSAFSMAGTLPTDPAARDAAARSGMDEPAAPTPPPSPAAQPEAHAAQAADTRKAKEKLLAEKRSSARSTAFIYTDDIADEAVTEEKLAAYSISGSKLRRESIGTDMLIDYAVTSLKIAEEAVTGSKIAPNSIAGEHLIRNAVSGGKLRDRSVTGEKIKDGSITSEKLADKTIDSSKIAEGSIQAKHLSELLISGNLIQDQAITAEKIRSGAIRTENLANESVDASKLAPESVTNSKLRAGAITGDKLAPGSIDARHFSEGAVEGRAIGMQAVESRHIGPGQIESTHIAFGTLSGAMLEAKSITSEPLADEAVQSRHLAEDSIREGHIGPGQVSSRHLADRVITTAKLADQSVSTMKLVEHAVTSSKLADQSVLSTKLADEAVRSRHLGKQSVDGQHLALQAVESLHIAEEAVNEIHIAPGAVNGIHLMPEAVHGEHLADQAVESRHVGYQAIESRHLGDEAVTTAKLAPGAVSSDQLADEAVIARKLGAASVTSEKLAYASVQQHHLAEGAVGPEALGPQAVQEEHIATGAIRSGHIYPQSIQSTELAPEAVTSEKLSVNAVCERHIGTGVIYSHHLADHIITSLKLSPESVSTDKLSDLSVTTAKLTNSSVTADKLAENSVTTAHLVAGAVTSDTLADESVQAQHLAPNSVGAGQLQPDSVSGATIQESAIRAEHVHPGSIGSVQLDAASVGSEHVIEGSIHAKHLAGWSIGSDHLVDAAVTGDKLADDSVAARNLQAASVDTDHLAEEAVTGLKVAPGSIGSHHVREGAIRSVHLAAHSVGEEQLQPKSISSGMLQEDSVTAASIAPQSITEKHVALEAISGKHMQAESIQGYHLRKGTITMAHLGADVLSSDLIPEGSLGGSKLQPRAVTSGHMADAAIQASHLADDAVHSRHIAVQVIRSEHLSASSVSGEHLASDSVSGEAIAEGAVGSGHLSAGAVQSHHVASGAIQAEHLQKNAITGEHIRQAAIGGHHLQLGMIDSQHLQPGLIVSAHLSEGAVLPHHLREQTIGEEHLQAASIRADMLQDGAVTERSLGDGCVTSSKLDMCSIARDHVQPGAIGSTELAGGAVQSSHVQLGAIGSDHIETNAIGSDQLADGTVGFSHLNEEVMELLTSAITPKPAEAVVIPEDSIASEMLHAGAVTAEKLAPHSVGSTHLQEQAINSSHLEGAAVEGRHIRPQAVASEHIGTGAVQSEHISSGAVLGSHMAAGEVTGHHIAEGQVASQHIGAGVVTGHHIAKGEVAGWHIGSGEVKGRHIAEGEVASSHIGEGEVTGRHIAEGEVVGHHIGAGEVTGRHIAEGEVAGHHIGAAEVTGRHIAEGEVTGDHIGAGEVKARHIAEGEVAGRHIGTGEVTGRHIAEGQIAGEHIGAGEVTSRHIAEGQVSGWHIGAGEITDRHIAEGEVAGRHIGAGEVTGRHIAEGEVIGQHIGAGEITGRHIMEGEVAGHHIGAEEVTGRHIAEGEVAGRHIGTGEVTGRHIAEGGVAGRHIGASEVTGHHIAEAEIAGHHIGAGEVTGRHIGEAEVAGHHIGAGEVTGRHIAEGEVAGHHIGAGEVTGRHIAEGEVVGEHIGAGEVTGHHIGEGEVAGRHIGAGEVTGRHIAEGEVSGWHIGAGEITDRHIAEGEVAGYHIGKGEIAGEHIGAGEVKGRHITEGEVVGHHIGTGEIKGRHIAVGEVAGNHIRAGAVTGRHIADGEIAGEHIGASEVTGHHIGEGQVAGHHIGAGEVVGRHIAEGEIAGQHIGTGEVSGRHIAENEIAGQHIGTGEVSGRHIAENEVSGHHIGAGEVSGRHIAECEIAGQHIGAGEVSGRHIGEGEIAGQHIGAGEVSGRHIGEGEIAGQHIGAGEVSGRHIAENEVSGHHIGTGEVSGRHIAENEITGQHIGAGEVVGRHIAEGEVSGQHIGAGEVSGRHIGEGEITGQHIRTGEVSGRHIAEGEVSGHHIGTGEVSGRHIAENEITGQHIGAGEVSGRHIAEGEIAGQHIGAGEVVGRHIAEGEVSGHHIGTGEVSGRHIAENEISGQHIGAGEVSGRHIAENEITGHHIGTGEVSGRHIAEGEISGHHIGAGEVSGRHIAEGEVTGQHIGAGEVSGRHIAEGEITGQHLGAGEVKSRHIGEGEIAGYHIGAGEVKGHHIAEGEVVGRHIGEGEVTGQHLGAGEVTGRHIGEGEVTGQHLGAGEVTGRHIGEGEISGQHIGAGEVKGHHIAEGEVVGHHIGEGQVTGQHLGAGEVTGRHICEGEISGQHIGAGEVKGHHIAEGEVVGRHIGEGEVTGQHLGAGEVTGRHIGEGEVTGQHLGAGEVTGRHIGEGEIAGQHIGAGEVKGHHIAEGEVVGHHIGEGQVTGQHLGAGEVTGRHLGEGEISGHHIGAGEVKGHHIAEGEVVGRHIGEGQVTGQHLGAGEVTGRHIGEGEIAGQHIGAGEVKGHHIAEGEVVGHHIGEGEVTGLHLGTGEVKSRHIGEGEIAGQHIAAGSIRSEHLEEGVLISIVPQPGTVTPESCSFVPVRTAMPRAGALQQFGMSAFLLQGETDRVDVRIAFDEPFPNNQYVLVAMTNHPECHAVLKSQATHSAVLEIHRKDPQSQPFGCVSWIAIG; encoded by the coding sequence ATGAAAAGGAAAAATGAAAAGCGGACAACCAAGGGACAGAAGCCATCAAAGAAATCGCCCAGAAAGCCGCTATACTTTGTCGATAATCCGAACCAGTCGGAGTTATCGCTGCTGGACCGTCTTAATTCAACGAAGAATCCGCCGGACGATTCCGATAGAGCAAGCGTTAATGCGCTGGCTGCCCTTGAAGCCGTAGAGTCGGAGCGAGAGAATTCGCCTCCGCTGATCACGGCTATATCCGAGAGAGACCTTTATGACGACGACCGGATCGGGGAGGAACTGGAAGTCATGACGGGGGGGGCAGAGACCGAAGAGGAATTGCCGCTCCTCGAGAACCCGCCCGCTGAGGATGAACCGGACAGAGCCGAAGGGACAGATGATCTTATAGCGCCGGGAAGGCCAACGTCCCGTCAAGGAGGGAGCAGCCGCCGCAATGATCGCACTGCGAAGCGGTATGCTGGTACGGAACGTTCCCGAGCGGGCGAAGAGGAACGGCCATCGCGCAAGGAGGATTATCCGACTTATACGTCGGCATTCAGCATGGCGGGGACGCTGCCGACCGATCCTGCGGCGCGCGATGCTGCCGCACGGTCAGGCATGGATGAACCGGCGGCCCCCACTCCCCCGCCGTCTCCGGCTGCTCAGCCTGAAGCCCATGCTGCCCAGGCTGCCGATACCCGCAAGGCGAAAGAGAAGCTGCTGGCAGAGAAGCGGAGTTCGGCGCGATCGACCGCCTTTATCTATACCGATGATATTGCGGATGAAGCGGTCACGGAGGAGAAGCTGGCCGCCTATTCGATCAGCGGATCGAAGCTGCGGCGCGAGAGTATTGGCACCGACATGCTGATTGACTATGCCGTTACGTCCCTGAAAATAGCGGAGGAGGCAGTAACCGGATCGAAAATTGCACCCAACTCGATCGCTGGGGAGCATTTAATACGCAATGCCGTGTCCGGGGGAAAGCTTCGCGACCGCTCGGTTACAGGGGAGAAAATTAAGGACGGCAGTATCACTTCCGAGAAGCTGGCGGACAAAACGATTGATTCGTCCAAGATCGCGGAAGGATCGATCCAAGCGAAGCATCTGAGCGAGCTGTTGATTTCAGGCAATCTGATTCAAGATCAAGCGATTACCGCGGAGAAAATCCGCAGCGGTGCCATTCGCACGGAAAATCTGGCGAACGAATCGGTTGACGCCTCCAAGCTGGCGCCTGAGTCGGTTACGAACTCCAAGCTGCGCGCCGGGGCAATTACCGGCGACAAGTTGGCGCCAGGCAGCATCGACGCGCGCCATTTCAGCGAAGGGGCCGTTGAAGGCCGCGCTATCGGAATGCAGGCGGTGGAGAGCCGTCATATCGGCCCCGGGCAGATCGAAAGCACTCATATCGCGTTTGGCACGCTCTCCGGAGCGATGCTTGAAGCCAAGAGCATCACCAGCGAGCCGCTAGCTGACGAGGCGGTGCAATCCCGTCATCTGGCAGAAGATAGTATTCGCGAGGGGCATATCGGCCCAGGACAGGTCAGCAGCCGTCATCTGGCCGATAGAGTCATTACCACCGCCAAGCTGGCGGATCAATCCGTCAGCACGATGAAGCTTGTCGAGCACGCGGTCACCTCCTCCAAGCTGGCGGATCAAAGCGTGCTGTCGACGAAGCTGGCGGATGAAGCGGTTCGTTCCCGGCACCTCGGGAAGCAATCGGTTGACGGGCAGCATTTGGCTCTTCAGGCAGTTGAGTCCCTTCACATCGCGGAAGAGGCCGTCAATGAGATACACATCGCCCCCGGTGCTGTAAATGGAATTCATCTTATGCCGGAAGCGGTTCATGGCGAGCATCTTGCGGATCAAGCGGTGGAAAGCCGGCATGTAGGCTACCAGGCTATCGAGAGCCGGCATCTTGGCGATGAAGCGGTCACCACAGCCAAGCTGGCTCCGGGCGCCGTATCGTCCGATCAACTGGCGGATGAAGCGGTTATAGCCCGGAAGCTGGGAGCTGCCAGCGTCACGTCGGAGAAGCTGGCCTATGCCAGTGTGCAGCAGCATCATTTGGCGGAAGGAGCGGTCGGCCCGGAAGCGCTCGGCCCCCAGGCGGTGCAGGAGGAGCATATTGCCACTGGAGCGATCAGGTCGGGACATATCTATCCGCAGTCCATCCAGTCTACCGAGCTGGCTCCCGAGGCCGTCACGAGCGAGAAGCTGTCGGTGAATGCCGTCTGTGAGCGCCATATCGGGACGGGGGTTATCTATTCCCATCATCTGGCTGACCATATTATTACATCTTTGAAATTGTCTCCGGAGAGCGTATCGACCGATAAACTGAGTGATTTGTCCGTCACCACCGCCAAGCTGACGAACAGTAGCGTAACCGCAGACAAACTGGCGGAGAACAGCGTGACAACGGCACATCTTGTCGCTGGAGCCGTCACGTCCGACACTCTGGCTGACGAGAGCGTGCAGGCGCAGCATCTCGCACCGAATTCGGTAGGGGCGGGGCAACTGCAGCCGGATTCGGTCTCAGGGGCGACGATCCAAGAATCAGCGATTCGCGCGGAGCATGTGCATCCCGGGAGCATCGGTTCGGTTCAGCTTGATGCAGCCAGCGTAGGCAGCGAACACGTGATTGAGGGATCCATTCACGCCAAGCATCTCGCAGGCTGGAGCATCGGGTCCGATCATCTCGTCGATGCGGCCGTTACAGGAGATAAATTGGCAGATGACAGCGTGGCGGCCCGGAATCTCCAAGCGGCAAGTGTAGATACCGATCATCTGGCGGAGGAAGCTGTCACCGGCTTGAAGGTGGCTCCCGGTTCGATTGGATCTCACCATGTACGGGAAGGAGCGATCCGGTCCGTCCATCTGGCCGCGCATTCTGTTGGCGAGGAGCAGCTTCAGCCGAAATCGATATCTTCAGGAATGCTGCAGGAGGACAGCGTAACTGCGGCCAGCATCGCTCCCCAGTCCATCACGGAGAAGCATGTGGCGCTGGAAGCGATATCCGGCAAGCATATGCAGGCAGAGTCGATTCAGGGGTACCATCTGCGCAAAGGAACGATTACGATGGCGCATTTGGGCGCTGATGTGCTCTCCAGCGATCTTATCCCGGAGGGAAGTCTGGGCGGGAGCAAGCTTCAACCTCGGGCTGTGACGAGCGGACATATGGCGGATGCCGCCATCCAAGCCAGCCATCTGGCCGACGATGCGGTTCACTCCCGTCATATTGCGGTGCAAGTGATCCGTTCGGAGCATCTTTCGGCCAGTTCGGTGTCCGGCGAGCATCTCGCTTCCGACTCGGTCAGCGGCGAGGCGATAGCGGAAGGCGCTGTCGGCAGCGGCCATCTCTCAGCAGGCGCGGTGCAAAGCCACCATGTCGCCTCCGGAGCGATTCAAGCCGAGCATCTGCAGAAGAACGCGATTACCGGCGAGCATATCCGGCAGGCTGCAATCGGCGGCCATCATTTGCAGCTGGGTATGATTGACAGCCAGCATCTCCAGCCCGGCTTGATTGTATCCGCTCATTTAAGCGAAGGGGCTGTTCTTCCGCATCATTTGCGGGAGCAGACAATCGGAGAGGAGCATCTGCAGGCTGCAAGCATTCGTGCGGATATGCTTCAGGACGGAGCCGTGACGGAACGGAGCCTGGGTGACGGCTGTGTGACGAGCAGCAAGCTGGATATGTGCAGCATCGCACGTGATCATGTGCAACCGGGAGCCATTGGCAGCACGGAGCTGGCAGGCGGCGCAGTTCAATCGTCTCATGTGCAGCTTGGTGCCATTGGCAGCGACCATATTGAGACAAATGCGATCGGAAGCGATCAATTGGCAGATGGAACGGTCGGCTTCTCGCATTTGAATGAAGAGGTCATGGAGCTGCTAACCTCTGCGATAACGCCGAAGCCGGCGGAGGCCGTTGTGATTCCGGAAGATTCGATCGCGTCGGAGATGCTGCATGCCGGGGCGGTTACGGCAGAGAAGCTGGCTCCTCACAGTGTCGGCTCGACTCATCTGCAGGAACAGGCCATCAATTCCTCACATTTGGAGGGAGCCGCGGTGGAGGGGCGGCATATCCGCCCGCAAGCGGTCGCCAGTGAGCATATCGGCACGGGGGCCGTCCAGTCCGAGCATATTTCGAGCGGAGCCGTGCTCGGCAGCCATATGGCTGCGGGCGAAGTAACGGGGCACCATATTGCGGAGGGTCAGGTAGCCAGTCAGCATATCGGTGCGGGTGTAGTCACAGGCCATCATATCGCCAAGGGCGAAGTGGCCGGTTGGCATATTGGTTCGGGTGAAGTAAAAGGCCGCCATATCGCCGAGGGCGAGGTAGCGTCATCGCATATCGGCGAGGGAGAAGTCACCGGGCGGCATATTGCTGAAGGGGAGGTCGTCGGTCATCATATCGGAGCTGGCGAGGTAACCGGCCGCCATATCGCCGAGGGCGAGGTAGCCGGTCATCATATCGGCGCGGCTGAAGTGACCGGCCGTCATATCGCTGAAGGCGAGGTAACCGGCGATCATATCGGAGCAGGCGAAGTAAAAGCCCGCCATATCGCCGAGGGTGAGGTCGCCGGTCGCCATATCGGAACAGGCGAAGTCACCGGCCGCCATATCGCTGAAGGCCAGATAGCCGGTGAGCATATCGGAGCAGGGGAAGTCACCAGCCGTCATATCGCCGAGGGCCAGGTATCCGGATGGCATATCGGAGCAGGAGAAATAACGGATCGCCATATCGCTGAGGGCGAAGTAGCGGGTCGTCATATCGGAGCAGGAGAAGTGACCGGCCGTCATATCGCTGAAGGCGAGGTAATCGGCCAGCATATCGGAGCAGGCGAAATCACCGGCCGCCATATCATGGAAGGAGAAGTAGCTGGTCATCATATTGGAGCAGAGGAAGTCACTGGCCGTCACATCGCCGAAGGCGAAGTAGCGGGCCGGCATATCGGAACGGGCGAAGTCACTGGCCGTCATATCGCCGAAGGCGGGGTAGCGGGCCGGCATATTGGAGCGAGCGAAGTGACCGGCCATCATATCGCCGAGGCTGAGATAGCCGGTCATCATATCGGAGCAGGAGAAGTGACCGGCCGCCATATTGGCGAGGCCGAGGTAGCGGGCCATCATATCGGAGCAGGAGAAGTGACCGGCCGTCACATCGCTGAGGGCGAGGTAGCGGGCCATCATATCGGAGCAGGAGAAGTGACCGGCCGTCATATCGCTGAGGGCGAGGTAGTTGGTGAGCATATCGGAGCAGGCGAGGTCACCGGCCATCATATTGGCGAGGGCGAAGTAGCGGGTCGTCATATCGGAGCGGGTGAAGTGACCGGCCGTCATATTGCCGAGGGTGAGGTATCCGGGTGGCATATCGGAGCAGGCGAAATAACGGACCGTCATATCGCTGAAGGCGAAGTCGCGGGTTATCATATCGGCAAGGGGGAAATTGCCGGTGAGCATATCGGGGCCGGAGAAGTAAAAGGCCGCCATATCACCGAGGGCGAAGTAGTCGGCCACCATATTGGAACGGGAGAAATAAAAGGCCGCCATATCGCTGTGGGCGAGGTAGCAGGCAATCATATCCGTGCGGGTGCAGTGACCGGCCGTCATATCGCTGATGGCGAGATAGCCGGTGAGCATATCGGAGCAAGCGAGGTCACCGGCCATCATATTGGCGAGGGCCAGGTAGCGGGTCATCATATCGGAGCCGGTGAAGTAGTCGGCCGTCATATTGCCGAGGGCGAGATAGCGGGCCAACATATCGGAACGGGAGAAGTGAGCGGCCGCCATATCGCCGAGAATGAGATAGCGGGCCAACATATCGGAACGGGAGAAGTGAGCGGCCGCCATATCGCCGAGAATGAGGTATCGGGTCATCATATCGGAGCCGGAGAAGTGAGCGGCCGTCATATCGCCGAGTGTGAGATAGCGGGCCAACATATCGGAGCCGGAGAAGTGAGCGGCCGTCATATTGGCGAGGGCGAGATAGCGGGCCAACATATCGGAGCCGGAGAAGTGAGCGGCCGTCATATTGGTGAGGGCGAGATAGCGGGCCAACATATCGGAGCCGGAGAAGTGAGCGGCCGCCATATCGCCGAGAATGAGGTATCGGGTCATCATATCGGAACGGGAGAAGTGAGCGGCCGCCATATCGCCGAGAATGAGATAACGGGACAACATATCGGAGCCGGAGAAGTAGTCGGCCGCCATATCGCCGAGGGTGAGGTGTCGGGCCAACATATCGGAGCCGGAGAAGTGAGCGGCCGCCATATTGGCGAGGGCGAGATAACGGGCCAACATATCCGAACGGGAGAAGTGAGCGGCCGTCATATTGCCGAGGGTGAGGTATCGGGTCATCATATCGGAACGGGAGAAGTGAGCGGCCGCCATATCGCCGAGAATGAGATAACGGGCCAACATATCGGGGCCGGAGAAGTGAGCGGCCGCCATATCGCCGAGGGCGAGATAGCGGGCCAACATATCGGAGCCGGAGAAGTAGTCGGCCGCCATATCGCCGAGGGTGAGGTATCGGGTCATCATATCGGAACGGGAGAAGTGAGCGGCCGCCATATCGCTGAGAATGAGATATCGGGCCAACATATCGGAGCCGGAGAAGTGAGCGGCCGCCATATCGCCGAGAATGAGATAACGGGTCATCATATCGGAACGGGAGAAGTGAGCGGCCGTCATATTGCCGAGGGCGAGATATCGGGTCATCATATCGGAGCCGGAGAAGTGAGCGGCCGTCATATCGCCGAGGGCGAGGTAACGGGCCAACATATCGGAGCCGGAGAAGTGAGCGGCCGTCATATTGCCGAGGGCGAGATAACGGGCCAACATCTCGGGGCAGGAGAAGTGAAGAGCCGCCATATCGGCGAAGGAGAAATAGCCGGTTATCATATCGGAGCAGGAGAAGTAAAAGGTCATCACATCGCTGAAGGCGAGGTAGTCGGCCGCCATATTGGCGAAGGTGAGGTAACGGGCCAACATCTCGGGGCAGGTGAAGTAACAGGCCGCCACATCGGCGAAGGAGAAGTAACCGGCCAACATCTCGGGGCAGGTGAAGTAACAGGCCGCCATATCGGCGAAGGAGAAATATCCGGTCAACATATCGGAGCAGGAGAAGTAAAAGGTCATCACATTGCTGAAGGCGAGGTAGTGGGCCATCATATTGGTGAAGGTCAGGTAACCGGCCAACATCTCGGGGCAGGTGAAGTAACAGGCCGCCATATCTGCGAAGGAGAAATATCCGGTCAACATATCGGAGCAGGAGAAGTAAAAGGTCATCACATCGCTGAAGGCGAGGTAGTCGGCCGCCATATTGGCGAAGGTGAGGTAACGGGCCAACATCTCGGGGCAGGTGAAGTAACAGGCCGCCACATCGGCGAAGGAGAAGTAACCGGCCAACATCTCGGGGCAGGTGAAGTAACAGGCCGCCATATCGGAGAAGGAGAAATAGCCGGTCAACATATCGGAGCCGGAGAAGTAAAAGGTCATCACATTGCTGAAGGCGAGGTAGTGGGCCATCATATTGGTGAAGGTCAGGTAACGGGCCAACATCTCGGGGCAGGTGAAGTAACAGGCCGCCATCTCGGCGAAGGAGAAATATCCGGTCATCATATCGGAGCAGGAGAAGTAAAAGGTCATCACATTGCTGAAGGCGAGGTAGTGGGCCGTCATATTGGTGAAGGTCAGGTAACCGGCCAACATCTCGGGGCAGGTGAAGTAACAGGCCGCCATATCGGCGAAGGAGAAATAGCCGGTCAACATATCGGAGCAGGAGAAGTAAAAGGTCATCACATCGCTGAAGGCGAGGTAGTGGGCCATCATATTGGCGAAGGTGAGGTAACCGGCCTACATCTCGGGACAGGAGAAGTGAAGAGCCGCCATATCGGCGAAGGAGAAATAGCCGGCCAACATATCGCAGCGGGGAGCATCCGGTCTGAGCACTTGGAAGAGGGAGTCTTGATTTCGATCGTGCCCCAGCCCGGAACGGTTACACCGGAGTCCTGTTCCTTCGTTCCCGTGCGCACTGCGATGCCGCGCGCCGGAGCTTTGCAGCAATTCGGGATGAGCGCATTTCTGCTCCAGGGGGAGACAGACCGGGTAGACGTCCGGATTGCCTTCGATGAGCCGTTCCCGAATAATCAATATGTTCTTGTCGCGATGACCAACCACCCGGAATGCCATGCGGTGCTCAAATCGCAAGCAACGCACAGCGCCGTTCTGGAAATACACCGTAAAGATCCACAGTCACAGCCGTTCGGCTGCGTATCCTGGATTGCGATCGGCTAG